A window from Desulfobulbaceae bacterium encodes these proteins:
- a CDS encoding recombinase family protein — protein sequence MRLFGYARVSTSQQSLDIQVKALKAEGVKGNRIFTDKVTGSHVDRDGLRLLRVKVETGDVILVKKLDRLGRDTADMINLIKEFDEMGVAIRFLDDSISTEGTMGKMVVTILSAVAQAERQRILERTNEGRIEAKAKGVKFGRKLTVDRDKVFALRKQGFGATDIARQMKIGRSTVYKILQ from the coding sequence ATGAGACTCTTTGGATATGCTCGAGTGTCAACGAGCCAGCAGTCACTCGATATACAGGTCAAAGCCCTTAAAGCGGAAGGGGTAAAAGGTAACCGCATCTTTACGGACAAGGTTACGGGTAGTCATGTCGACCGGGATGGTCTTCGATTGCTGCGAGTCAAAGTTGAGACAGGCGATGTTATCCTGGTGAAAAAGCTGGATCGTCTTGGTCGCGATACTGCTGATATGATCAACCTGATAAAGGAATTTGATGAAATGGGAGTTGCTATCCGCTTTTTGGACGATAGCATCAGCACTGAAGGTACGATGGGCAAAATGGTGGTTACTATCCTCTCCGCAGTAGCTCAGGCAGAACGACAACGAATTTTAGAAAGGACAAACGAGGGACGCATTGAAGCGAAGGCCAAAGGAGTAAAGTTTGGTAGGAAGCTGACGGTAGACCGAGACAAGGTTTTTGCTTTGCGAAAACAAGGTTTCGGCGCAACAGATATTGCTCGCCAAATGAAAATTGGACGGTCAACCGTTTATAAAATACTACAATAA
- a CDS encoding WYL domain-containing protein: MPEKKDPYRSYGQKLISLFAKLLFSQEKYSLIELAKLLDCSKQTVMRLISDIQMSYGVEIEETTEDRRKYYKLKQLKGSKPLLPLTSGEIWSLQMCKHFTEHLLGTDLFEETSNAIEKSSLLSGQKALSNKQFASYHPGSVDYTPFGKLLRTIARALDERKICKIIYQPILSKNEKSYSVAPLKLFSHNDTIYLHGRKTKNDKEDIPLIDSSRLFVVHRMKDVQLTEEEFSSPENYNFEEFLNQTFGIIKEEESFEVTIEFSDFAAAYVSERTWSPNQEITWLDHNRMQLTCMVSSEPEVIGWILSWGEKAKLLEPDWLVEELENKIKNMGNRYLR, translated from the coding sequence ATGCCTGAGAAGAAAGACCCATATCGAAGTTACGGGCAAAAACTAATAAGTTTGTTTGCGAAATTACTTTTCTCTCAAGAGAAGTATTCACTCATCGAATTGGCTAAGTTGCTTGATTGTTCAAAACAGACAGTTATGCGTCTTATAAGCGATATACAGATGTCCTATGGTGTTGAGATTGAGGAAACGACAGAAGACCGACGAAAATATTATAAGCTGAAACAACTAAAGGGATCTAAACCATTACTTCCTCTTACGTCCGGTGAGATTTGGTCGCTCCAAATGTGTAAACATTTCACAGAGCATTTGTTGGGAACGGACCTGTTTGAAGAAACATCAAATGCAATTGAAAAAAGCAGTTTGTTGTCGGGGCAAAAAGCATTATCCAATAAACAATTCGCTTCCTATCATCCTGGTAGTGTTGACTATACACCTTTCGGAAAACTTCTCAGAACCATAGCTAGAGCGCTGGATGAGAGAAAAATATGTAAAATTATCTACCAGCCGATACTTAGCAAAAATGAGAAATCTTATTCTGTCGCCCCGCTCAAATTGTTCTCCCACAACGACACGATTTATCTCCATGGGCGAAAGACTAAAAATGATAAGGAAGATATCCCATTAATTGACAGTAGCCGTTTGTTTGTTGTACACCGAATGAAAGATGTTCAACTGACTGAGGAAGAGTTTAGCTCTCCAGAGAATTATAATTTTGAGGAATTTCTCAATCAAACCTTTGGAATTATAAAAGAGGAAGAGTCGTTCGAAGTTACAATTGAATTCTCAGATTTTGCTGCCGCTTATGTCTCAGAACGAACATGGAGCCCAAATCAAGAAATCACTTGGCTTGATCATAATAGAATGCAATTAACTTGTATGGTTTCTTCTGAGCCTGAGGTGATTGGCTGGATTTTATCTTGGGGGGAAAAAGCGAAGCTATTGGAACCAGATTGGTTGGTTGAGGAGCTTGAGAATAAAATCAAGAATATGGGGAATCGATACCTGCGATAA